The nucleotide sequence ACCAACTGGGAGGTATTCGCTGATGGGTTTGCCGGAGTTGATCCCATTGTTAACGTAAGTGACGCGGTTTATCGGCCAATGGGTATCGCCATGGGGCCGGATGGATCGCTATACGTTGCTGAAACGGAAAAAGGGAAAATCTGGCGGATCACCTATACCGGCGACAAAAAACAGTTCGGAACGGCGCAGCTCGCCCAGATGGAAAAGCGCAAGGCGATGTCCAACATCCGCACGCCCGACAAAATTACCGATAACCTGGACCGGGGTAGGCCCATTGCCGGTGGCAAGGTCTACGGCGTCTATTGCTCGGCCTGTCACCAGCGTAACGGCCTGGGCGACTCGCAGCGGTTTCCGCCCCTGGCCGGATCGGAGTGGGTGCTGGGCGACAAGAAAAAGCTGATCACCGTCCTGCTCAAAGGACTGGAAGGGCCTATTGAAGTAAAAGGGCAGTCGTATAACAGCGTCATGCCGCAGCACAGTTTCCTGAACGACGCCGATATTGCCGAAGTGCTGACGCATATCCGGTCCAACTTTGGCAACACAGCCGACGCCGTTACGGTGGCCGAAGTGAGCGACGTTCGCAAAAGTTTAGACAACAAAGCCTCAGTACAGCGTAAAACCCCAGTTAATCGTAAAAAGTAATTCGTTCATTTTTTCAATTCTACCATGAAAGCACAACGCCGTTCCATTTTAAAACGCCTTTTCGCTTCGGTCGCCGGGGTCGCCGGGTTGGGTACCGCCACGCAGGTGATGGCCGAACCCCAGGCCGAAAAAGAAGTCTTCAATGTCGTCAATCATCAGGATGTTCCTCTGTTTTCGGGTTCGACCAAGCTGGGGAATCTGGTATTCGTAGCGGGTAAAGGCTACCATAAGGAAGGTGATATCAAGGTACATACCGACGAGGTACTTAAGGAGCTGGAAAAAGAGCTGGTTAAGGCAGGTTCGTCGATGGAAAAAGTTCTGAAAGTAAACGTCTATCTGCACGATCTGAACGATTACAAGGGCATGAACGAGGTGTATAAAGGTCGGTTTGGCAGTAAGCCGCCCGTGCGCACAACTGTCGCTGTCTATGGCGGGGTGCCGGGTGACTCGCTGGTGGAAATGGATTGCATTGCCTATATCTAACCCGTTGAAGAGACTGATATGCTAAGCAGACGTAAACTCATCAAGCGCTTGTCGAGCGTTCCCGTTCTCGGCGGGCTGGTCGGCGGTGGCCTGCCCCTGGTTGCGACCGAGGCTCTGGCCGCAGCGCCTAAACGGGACTTGTTTAAGGAACTGGGCGTGCGCACGTTCATCAATGCCGCCGGTACGCTGACCTACATGACTGGCTCCCTGATGCCGGACGAAGTTCTGGAAGCCATCAACTATGGGGCGAAAGAATTTTGTCTGCTGGATGAGATTCAGGATAAGGTCGGCGAAAAGATTGCCCAGATGGTGCATTCCGAAGCGGCTGTCGTTACCTCCGGTGCGTTCTCCGGCATGACCCTGGGGCTGGCGGGAATCCTGACGGGGATGGACCTGAAAAAAGTCGAGCAACTGCCGCACCTGGCCGGGACCGGCATGAAAACCGAGGTTATTTGCCAGAAAGCCCACGACATTGTTTATAACCACGCCCTGACGAATACGGGCTGTAAGATCATCCCGGTCGAAACGGCCGAAGAGGTCGAGAAAGCTATTAACGAACGGACGGCACTCATGCATTTTCTGCACATCGAAGCCGACAAAGGCAAGATCATGCACGAAGAATGGGTGGCGCTCGGTAAAAAGCACAACATCCCTACCTCGATTGATATTGCCGCCGACGTGCCGCCGGTGGAGAATCTGTGGCGGTTCAACGACATGGGCTTCAGTTTCGTGGTCATTTCCGGGGGGAAAGCCATGCGGGGGCCTCAGAGTGCCGGTCTGTTGATGGGCAAGAAAGACATTATTTCGGCTGCCCGGCTGCACATGCCCCCGCGCGGGTTCAATATTGGCCGGGGTATGAAAGTGAACAAAGAGGAAATTCTGGGTATGTACGTAGCGCTGGAGCGGTTTATTAACCAGGACCACGACAAGGTCTGGAAGAGCTGGGAAGATGGAGTTGCCCATGTTGAAAACACAGTTAAGGCGGTCAATGGAGTCGAGACGAACGTGCATGTCCCGCCCCTGGGTAACCACACGCCAACCCTGCGCATTGCCTGGGACCCGGCCAAACTGCGCATCACGGGCAAAGAACTGCAGGAAGCCCTGCGCAAAGGCGACCCGTCCATTGAAGTAGGCGGGGGCGGTCCCAGCAACATCAGCGTCACGGTCTGGATGATGAAGCCCGGCCAGGAGAAAATAGTTGCCAAACGTATTAAGGAAGAACTGTCCAAAGTGGCAGCGTAAGAATATTCGCTTGTCCGCAGGTCCGCGCAATCAGGAGCGGACCTGCGGGAGCTTAACCCCGACCTTGGCTGGCCCTCAACCCATGAAAAAAATCAAACTTTTAGTTGTTGCCCTGTTCTGCTCGCTGGTGAATCTGGCCGTAGCCCAGACCTATAGCGTCGTCATCAAAGGCGGTCACGTCATCGATCCGAAGAATAACATCAACGGCATTATGGACGTCGCCATTAACGACGGCAAGATCGTTCAGGTCGCCAGAAATATTGATCCCAAAGGCGCCATTCAGGTCGTCGATGCCCGGGGGCTCTACGTAACGCCCGGCCTGATTGACATGCATACGCACGTTTTTTTCGGCACCAATCTGGACCAGACCTACAGCAACGGTCCCAATGCGCTTCCGCCCGATGGCTTTACGTTCCGGAATGGGGTAACGACCATTGTGGACGCGGGTTGTTCGGGCTGGCGTGATTTTGAGACGTTCAAGAAACAGACCATCGACCTTTCACAGACGCGGGTTCTGGCTCTGCTCAATATTGTCGGCAGCGGCATGCGGGGCGGTACATTCGAGCAGAACATCGCCGACATGGATGCTGGCAAAACGGCCGAGATGGCCAAGAAATACCC is from Spirosoma taeanense and encodes:
- a CDS encoding aminotransferase class V-fold PLP-dependent enzyme — protein: MLSRRKLIKRLSSVPVLGGLVGGGLPLVATEALAAAPKRDLFKELGVRTFINAAGTLTYMTGSLMPDEVLEAINYGAKEFCLLDEIQDKVGEKIAQMVHSEAAVVTSGAFSGMTLGLAGILTGMDLKKVEQLPHLAGTGMKTEVICQKAHDIVYNHALTNTGCKIIPVETAEEVEKAINERTALMHFLHIEADKGKIMHEEWVALGKKHNIPTSIDIAADVPPVENLWRFNDMGFSFVVISGGKAMRGPQSAGLLMGKKDIISAARLHMPPRGFNIGRGMKVNKEEILGMYVALERFINQDHDKVWKSWEDGVAHVENTVKAVNGVETNVHVPPLGNHTPTLRIAWDPAKLRITGKELQEALRKGDPSIEVGGGGPSNISVTVWMMKPGQEKIVAKRIKEELSKVAA
- a CDS encoding RidA family protein gives rise to the protein MKAQRRSILKRLFASVAGVAGLGTATQVMAEPQAEKEVFNVVNHQDVPLFSGSTKLGNLVFVAGKGYHKEGDIKVHTDEVLKELEKELVKAGSSMEKVLKVNVYLHDLNDYKGMNEVYKGRFGSKPPVRTTVAVYGGVPGDSLVEMDCIAYI